From the genome of Chania multitudinisentens RB-25, one region includes:
- a CDS encoding alpha/beta fold hydrolase encodes MNALPERQQEDCSGFWLGWREAGYGRAVVLLHGISSGSASWVKQFSDRALTDGHRLIAWDAPGYGGSAVLAQAESKAAAYANALAALIAELELERPLIVGHSLGALIGSAYAAIYPAGLSGLVLADPAQGYANAPQEKRQQVYEQRKQMIETLGPQGYGEQRAAALLRDGADPQDIAWVRSGMQQLNPAGFLRAAWMLANDDISQYLSRYQGPLQIWCGSEDRITPPQGAATLAQQQDAAMRLINAAGHASYLDAPVLFNRYIQDFTGAIQP; translated from the coding sequence ATGAACGCCTTACCGGAACGTCAGCAGGAGGACTGTAGTGGCTTTTGGCTTGGTTGGCGCGAAGCCGGGTATGGCCGGGCCGTGGTGCTGCTGCATGGCATCAGTTCCGGTTCTGCCTCCTGGGTGAAGCAGTTCAGCGATCGCGCCCTGACCGATGGTCACCGCCTGATTGCCTGGGATGCCCCGGGCTATGGCGGTAGTGCAGTGTTGGCGCAGGCGGAGTCAAAGGCGGCCGCCTATGCCAATGCGCTGGCGGCGCTGATCGCGGAATTGGAGTTAGAGCGGCCATTGATTGTCGGGCATTCGCTTGGAGCGCTGATCGGCAGTGCTTATGCGGCCATCTACCCGGCAGGGTTAAGTGGCTTGGTACTGGCCGATCCGGCGCAAGGCTATGCGAATGCCCCGCAGGAAAAACGCCAGCAGGTGTATGAGCAGCGTAAGCAGATGATCGAAACGCTGGGTCCGCAAGGTTACGGTGAACAACGTGCGGCAGCGTTGCTGCGTGACGGTGCCGATCCGCAGGATATCGCCTGGGTGCGCAGCGGTATGCAACAGCTCAATCCGGCCGGTTTTCTCCGCGCTGCCTGGATGCTGGCCAATGATGATATCAGCCAATACCTGTCGCGCTATCAGGGGCCATTGCAAATCTGGTGTGGCAGTGAAGATCGCATCACGCCGCCGCAGGGAGCGGCAACGCTGGCGCAGCAGCAGGATGCAGCTATGCGCCTGATTAACGCCGCCGGGCATGCCAGCTATCTCGATGCACCGGTCCTATTCAACCGCTATATACAGGATTTTACGGGGGCAATCCAACCATGA
- a CDS encoding cupin domain-containing protein: MSQVENKAGIKPQDLSMAQWVESRIARFEGRKYDWNALKFQADYDPKYRRAQMRYIGTGATGVVSDTNTVPAGNFTFSTMVLPSKCEGPLHLHDDVEEVFFMLKGSITLMIQDGEEYYETKLKERDLISVPAGIYRGLFNHGEEEALMCVMLGTSKPETPTYPADHPLSKVKRN, encoded by the coding sequence ATGTCCCAAGTTGAGAATAAAGCTGGCATCAAGCCACAGGATTTGTCGATGGCGCAATGGGTGGAATCACGTATCGCCCGTTTTGAAGGCCGTAAATATGACTGGAATGCCCTGAAATTCCAGGCTGATTATGACCCGAAATACCGCCGTGCGCAGATGCGTTATATCGGTACCGGTGCTACCGGGGTGGTCAGTGATACCAACACGGTTCCGGCAGGGAATTTTACCTTTTCCACTATGGTGTTGCCGTCCAAATGCGAAGGGCCATTGCACCTGCATGATGATGTGGAAGAAGTGTTTTTCATGCTCAAAGGCAGCATCACGCTGATGATTCAGGACGGTGAAGAATATTACGAAACCAAACTGAAAGAGCGCGATCTGATTTCAGTCCCGGCGGGCATTTATCGCGGCCTGTTTAACCACGGTGAGGAGGAGGCGCTGATGTGCGTCATGCTTGGCACCTCCAAACCGGAAACGCCGACTTACCCGGCAGATCATCCACTCTCTAAAGTGAAGCGTAACTGA